The sequence below is a genomic window from Flavobacterium sediminilitoris.
TTTAGAAACAGTTTTAATGGGTAATAAAGTGTTACATACTATTAAAGCAGAAATGGATGCTTTATATTTAGATTATACAGATGAAAACGCAGATAGAATAGGAGAGTTACAACTTCAATTTGATGAAATGAATGGATGGAATGCTGATTCAGATGCAGGAGCCATGTTATCAAATTTAGGTATTTCTTCTGATTATCATTATACTTTAATGGGTGAATTAGAAGGGAAGTTAAAAGTTCGTGTGTTATTAGCACAAGCTCTTTTTGGTAATCCAGATGTATTAATCATGGATGAACCTACGAATGACTTGGATTTTGAAACTATTGGATGGTTAGAAAATTTCTTAGCTAACTATGAAAATACAGTTTTAGTAGTATCGCATGATCGTCACTTTTTAGATGCGGTTTGTACTCATGTTTCCGATATCGACTTTGGAAAAATCAATCATTTCTCAGGAAATTATACATTTTGGTACGAATCAAGTCAGTTAGCGGCAAAACAAAAAGCACAACAAAATAAAAAGGCTGAAGAGAAAAAAGCTGAATTAGAAGAGTTTATACGTCGTTTTAGTGCCAATGTTGCCAAATCTAAACAAGCAACATCACGTAAAAAAATGATTGAAAAATTAAATCTTGATGAAATTAAACCATCAAGTAGAAGATATCCAGCTATTATTTTTGATACAGAACGTGAAGCAGGAGACCAAATTTTAAATGTACAAGGATTGAGTGCTTCTATTGAAGGAGAAATATTGTTTAAAAACGTAGATTTAAACATGGCTAAAGGAGATAAAGTAGTTGTTTTCTCTAAAGATTCTCGTGCAACAACAGCTTTCTATGAAATTTTAAATGGAAATTTGAAAGCAGATTCTGGTACTTTTGATTGGGGAATTACAACATCTCAATCTTATTTACCTGCTGAAAATCATGATTTCTTTAAATCAGATTTAAATCTTGTAGATTGG
It includes:
- a CDS encoding ABC-F family ATP-binding cassette domain-containing protein — protein: MLTVSNLSVQFGKRILFDEVNVTFTQGNCYGIIGANGAGKSTFLKILAGEFDPTSGRVILEPGKRMSVLNQNHNMFDEHTVLETVLMGNKVLHTIKAEMDALYLDYTDENADRIGELQLQFDEMNGWNADSDAGAMLSNLGISSDYHYTLMGELEGKLKVRVLLAQALFGNPDVLIMDEPTNDLDFETIGWLENFLANYENTVLVVSHDRHFLDAVCTHVSDIDFGKINHFSGNYTFWYESSQLAAKQKAQQNKKAEEKKAELEEFIRRFSANVAKSKQATSRKKMIEKLNLDEIKPSSRRYPAIIFDTEREAGDQILNVQGLSASIEGEILFKNVDLNMAKGDKVVVFSKDSRATTAFYEILNGNLKADSGTFDWGITTSQSYLPAENHDFFKSDLNLVDWLRQWAKTEEERDEVYVRGFLGKMIFSGEEALKKCNVLSGGEKVRCMLSRMMMMRANVLMLDEPTNHLDLESITAFNNSLKNFKGSVLFTTHDHEFAQTVANRVLEITPKGVIDRYMTFDEYLDDPKIKEQRKEMYS